The genomic DNA GCGGCGGCCGCGGCCGAGCCCGGGGTGGGCGTCGTCACGTCGCCGTATCGCTCGCACGGCCGCGGCTGGGGAGGGGTCCTGCAGGCGCTCGGGAACGCGACGGAATTCCAGCCGTCGGTCTTCGTCGCCCGGAAGCTCGAGGGGCTGCGCTTCGCGCTCGGGGCGGGCGTTCTCGTGCGGCGCGACGTCCTCGAAGCGATCGGAGGATTTTCCGCGCTCGCTCCGTACCTCGCCGACGATCTGATGCTCGGGCGGCTTCCCGCCCGCGCGGGCCGGAAGGTCGTTCTGGCCCTTCCCGTCCTCGACCACGAGCTCGGATCCGTGACGTTCGCCGCCTACGCGCGCCGGCAGATCCGCTGGAACCGAGGGATCCGAGCGGCGCGTCCCGGAGGCTACGCGGGCCTCTTCGTCACGCAGTCCACCGTGCTCGCGCTCCTTCTCCTCGCCGCGACCGGCGCCTCGCCGGCCGGCACGGCCGTCGCCGCCGCCGCCGTCGCGTCGCGCCTGGCGATGGCCTGGGTCGTCGGCGCCGGGGCGCTCGAGGACCCTTCCGTCCGGCGGGGCATCGCGCTCGTTCCTCTGCGGGATCTCGCCGCGTTCGGTCTCTGGCTCGCGGGATTCTTCGGGCGGACGGTCGAGTGGCGGGGCGAGCGGTTCCGGATCGGACGGGACGGCCGGATCGCGCCGGCGCGTCCGCGGTGAAGGCCCTCTCGAGGGTCTTCCTCGCCGCGGGGACCGCGCTCTTCGTCTGGCTCGTCTTCCGGATCGGCCCCGGCGCGCTCGCGGCCGATCTCCGGCGGGTCGGCGCCCGGCTCCTCCTGCTCGTCGCGCTCGGGACGGTCACGTTCGCGTTCGACACGCTCGGCTGGCGGTTCGGACTCTCGCGGGAGGACCGCGGCCGCGTCCCGTTCCGTTCCCTCTTCGCGATGCGGATCGCGGGCGACGCCGTCAACTACGTCACGCCCTCGGCCGCCGTCGGCGGCGAGCTCGTGCGGATCGCGCTCCTGCGCCGCTTCGTCGCGGCCACGCCGGCGATCGCCTCGGTCGTGCTCCTCGTCGTGACCCAGTTCTTCTCCCAGGTGATCTTCGTCGCCGCCGGAATCGTGTATTGTCTGCCGCGGCTGCTCGCCGGCCGCTGGGCGGCCGCGGCGGCGATTCCGCTCGGTTTCCTGGCGGCGCTCGCCGCCGGGCTCGTCTTTCTCGCCGTACGGTCGGACGGCTTCCGCCGGATCGACCGTCTGACGCGGCGATTCGCCTTTCTCCGCCGGTTCACCGACGCGGAAGGCGCCGAGGCGCTCGACCGGGAGATCTTCGGCGCGTTCCGATCGAGACCCCTCGACCTCGCCGGCGCGGTCCTTTGTTTCCTCGGCGCGTGGAGCGTCGGCATCGTGGAGGCCTGGCTGATCCTGAGCTTCCTCGGCACGCCCGTTTCCTGGGGCACGGCGTTCTCGATCGAATCGCTCTCGGTCCTCGTCGAGACGGCGTTCTTCTTCGTTCCGGCGAAGGCCGGAACGCAGGAAGGGGGAAAGGTCGCGATCTTCGCGGCTCTCGGGCTCCGCCCGTCCCAGGGATTCGCCCTGGGCCTCGTGCGGCGATTGCGCGAGCTGGCGTGGGCTCTGGCAGGACTCGTCACCTTCGCGGAACTGGAAAGACGGCGCGCCGCGGAACGCCCGACGAAAACCGATCCGGTGTGACCGTTTGCGGCTTCCCCGCGCCTCGCGATCGTCGGGAGGCGCCCACCGTCACGTGTCGCCGGGCGGGCTCAGCCCCGCGGGCGAACGGCCGGGCGGCCGCGTTCGATGTCCCGCCTCAGTTTCGAAACGATCCGGTACACCTGGGGACGAGGGACCTTGGCACCCGGCCCGTGCTTCTCGACGCGCTCGAGCGTCGCCCAGGCGAGCTCGACGGGAAGGGCCGTGAAACCGACGACGCCCGGCGGCGCGCCGCCTCGCTGCAGGGCGAGGACGTACTCGGACGCCTCGCCGAGGTCGCGGCGGGACAGCGCGAACACTTCGGCGCGCGCCACGGTCTCGGGGAGATAGCTTCGTCCTTCCGTCCGGTCGGAGCCGGCGTCCTTGAGGATGTTGACGAGCTGCAGCCCCTCGCCGAAACGCGCCGCGCGCTCGCGGAGAAAGGCCGCGATCGGATCGAGCTCCCCGCGGCCGAGCAGGAAGAGATCGGTGAGCATCTCCCCGACGATTCCCGCCACGACGTAGCAATAGGCGCGGAGGTCGGCGAGGTCGGCCAGCCGCAGCTCTCCCGCGCCGGACATCCGCCGCACGAATCGAGCCATCCCTTCCGCCGATTCGGCGACGTGCTCGCGGATGGTCGCGACCGCTCCCGGCGAGAGCGACCGGAAGTCGGCGAGGACGCCGGGCGACTCGGCCAGGAGCTCCACGTATCCCTCCTGCGTGCACGGCGGGGAGGCGATCCATCGCCGGGCCGCGGCGGCTTCGTCCCCGGCGGTTCCGTTCCGGAGGAGCGCC from Thermoanaerobaculia bacterium includes the following:
- the hpnI gene encoding bacteriohopanetetrol glucosamine biosynthesis glycosyltransferase HpnI; this encodes DVRRFPPGGGARALMVAAVVRAALYASCSGAVAYALLAIAAARDFFGETPAPDAPELPPISVLKPIRGAEEDAGRNFLTFAEQDYPEFQLLFGALDGDDPGLDAARRIAREHPGLDVEIVAGGDRGAGNPKVRNLANLEPHARHSLILVSDSDVRAPRDYLRRIAAAAAEPGVGVVTSPYRSHGRGWGGVLQALGNATEFQPSVFVARKLEGLRFALGAGVLVRRDVLEAIGGFSALAPYLADDLMLGRLPARAGRKVVLALPVLDHELGSVTFAAYARRQIRWNRGIRAARPGGYAGLFVTQSTVLALLLLAATGASPAGTAVAAAAVASRLAMAWVVGAGALEDPSVRRGIALVPLRDLAAFGLWLAGFFGRTVEWRGERFRIGRDGRIAPARPR
- a CDS encoding lysylphosphatidylglycerol synthase domain-containing protein, with translation MKALSRVFLAAGTALFVWLVFRIGPGALAADLRRVGARLLLLVALGTVTFAFDTLGWRFGLSREDRGRVPFRSLFAMRIAGDAVNYVTPSAAVGGELVRIALLRRFVAATPAIASVVLLVVTQFFSQVIFVAAGIVYCLPRLLAGRWAAAAAIPLGFLAALAAGLVFLAVRSDGFRRIDRLTRRFAFLRRFTDAEGAEALDREIFGAFRSRPLDLAGAVLCFLGAWSVGIVEAWLILSFLGTPVSWGTAFSIESLSVLVETAFFFVPAKAGTQEGGKVAIFAALGLRPSQGFALGLVRRLRELAWALAGLVTFAELERRRAAERPTKTDPV
- a CDS encoding squalene/phytoene synthase family protein; translated protein: MADLDRLLERTSRTFALSIPLLPEPTRREVGIAYLLFRIADTFEDATLWEPARRIEALGEFAALLRNGTAGDEAAAARRWIASPPCTQEGYVELLAESPGVLADFRSLSPGAVATIREHVAESAEGMARFVRRMSGAGELRLADLADLRAYCYVVAGIVGEMLTDLFLLGRGELDPIAAFLRERAARFGEGLQLVNILKDAGSDRTEGRSYLPETVARAEVFALSRRDLGEASEYVLALQRGGAPPGVVGFTALPVELAWATLERVEKHGPGAKVPRPQVYRIVSKLRRDIERGRPAVRPRG